The nucleotide window TCCGGCCATCCCGGCGAAGGCCGCCAGCGGCCAGGACGGCTGGTTCGATGCCGAGGACCTCAGAAAGGCTCCGGCCTTCCCTCGGAAAGCCGCTTCCGGTCCTGCCGGTACGAGGGCGGCACTCAGCAGGGCAGGCACCACGAGATTGGCGATCCACCATCGGCTGAGGGATCGCCTGGGCCGGACCACCCGCGGTGCGAAGCCGTCCTTCTGGAGCCGGATGGCCGCTTCGCCGTCGCTGCGACGCAGCAGGACGTCGGTTGGCGTGCTGCCCGTTCCCTCCGAATCCACGATGACTTCCGCCGCCGGCGGGTCGGAGACGATGGTGACGGGTTGCGTGGACGGGTTGACGAAGGTCGCGCAGCCGGTGGAGATTGCGAGCACGGCGACCAGCAGCCCGCGGTTCGACGACGACGTCTTCATTGGGTCTTCCTTGTACTTCGACAAGAGCGAGGATAGCACGGCTCTTGTCGAAGTGCAGCGGCAAGTGTGCCGTGGCGACTTCGTCCGATCGCCGTCCGCGCGGCATCCCGAGGTTGCGAACGTGCCTGCTACTCGGCGCGCTGAAAACCGCGCCTCGTCGTCGAGCCCATCCTCGAAACGCTCCCGCTGGATCCCGGCGGTGAGGAACGAACGCAGCCGCGAGAACACGTCACGCCTCGTCCGGGGTCGCGCTGAGAGCCGCCTGCATGGCGGCGGCCAGCCGTTCCCAGCCTGCCGCATCTTCCTTGAAGCGTTGCCGCCCGGCGCGGGTCAGCCGGTAGTACTTGGCGCGGCGACGGTTCTCGCTCTCGCCCCATTCCGACTCGATCAGGCCCTGGTGCTCCAGCCGGTTGAGCGCCGGGTAGAGGGAGCCCTGCGGCACGTCGAGGGCCTCGCCCGAGATCTGGCGGATCCGGAGCAGCACGCCGTAGCCGTGCAGCCGTTCCAGCGAGATGGCCTTGAGGATCAGCAGGTCGAGGGTACCGGGGAGCACGCCGGCGGACTTGGGGTCCATTGAGTCTCCTAGATTTTCTAGGAGACTAGCACGTCATTCCTAGCCGTGCAAAGGGAGAATCAAGGTCCAAGCCACACCTGTTCCTGTTCCCAGCGGCTGAACTCGTCCCGCGAAACCGGACGGCGCTCATAGCCGTGCCGATGGCGCAGCTCGTTCAGCACAGCCTGCGAGCGCGGTTTCATACCGCGCAAGCTCCTCCGGCGGGGGAAGCGGTCCCTGAAATGCTTGGATGCGCTGAACGGAAATCTGCTCGACTGTCGCCGCGGACCGATCCTCGGGATGGACCGGGTCAGGAGTCTCGACTCGCGCGGGAGCTCGCTGGGTCTGGTGGCGTTGCCGTTTTCCACTCACGCTCCACCACCGTCATCGCACCGGCGAGATCCTGCCCGGTGATTCGCCAGTCGCTGTAGATCGCCCGCGCATCGGCAAGGTCGTCGCTGGGGCTGTCGTTGTACGTGTCGAACACGCCGAAGAGGTCGAACACGCGCGCGGCTCCGGACCAGACGGACGGCATCGCGAAAAGGTAGTCGGTTCGCATAAGGCAACCAGAGCGTATCAGTACGCTTCACTGTCTGTACTACAGGAATCGCCCCAGCGGTCAGTCCGCTTCCTTCACCGCCGCGATCAGGTCCAGCACCGCCTGCTTGCCGTCGCCGAAGAACATCAGCGTGTTGTCGGCGGCGAAGAGCGGGTTGGGGATGCCGGCGAACCCGGGGGAGAGGCTGCGCTTGATGACGACCACGGTGCGCGACTGGTCGACGTTGAGGATCGGCATGCCCGCGATGGGGCTTCCCGGGTCGGTGCGGGCGTCGGGGTTGACGATGTCGTTGGCGCCGATGACGAGGCTGACGTCGGTCTGCTCGAACGAGGGGTTGACGGCGTCCATCTCCTTGAGCTTGTCGTAGTCGACGTCCGCCTCGGCCAGCAGGACGTTCATGTGGCCCGGCATGCGGCCGGCGACCGGGTGGATGGCGTACTCCACCTCGACGCCGCGCGATTCGAGCAGGTTCGCCAGGTCGCGCACCTGGTGCTGCGCCTGCGACACCGCGAGGCCGTAGCCCGGCACGATGACCGCCCGGCGCGCGCCGTCGAAGAGCATCGCCACCTCTTCGGCGGAGGTGCTCTTGACCCGACCGGCGTAGATGGCGTCGGCGTCCGACTTCGATCCGCTGCTCTCGGCTATCGCCCCGACCAGCACGTTGATCAGGGACCGGTTCATCGCCTTGCACATGATCCGCGTCAGGATGAGGCCGGAAGCGCCGACCAGCGACCCGGTGATGATCAGGATGTTGTTGCTGAGCACGAACCCGGTCGAGGCGGCGGCCAGCCCCGAGTAGGAGTTGAGCAGGGCGATGGCGACCGGCATGTCGGCGCCGCCGATGGGAATCGTCAGCAGGATGCCGAGGACGGAGGCGATGGCGACCAGGGCGGCGTAGTAGCCGATGGGACCGAGGTCCCCCAGACCGGCCCCCGCCACCACCATCACGCCGCAGCCAAGGGCCGCGAGGCCGAGGAGCGCGTTCAGCGCCTGCTGGCCGGGGAAGAGCACCGGCCGGTCGGGCAGCAGCAGCCCGCGCAGCTTGTCGAACGCCACGAGGCTGCCCCAGAAGGTGACCGAGCCGATGAGCCCGGAGGCGACGGTGGCCACCGTGGTCTGGGCAAGCGGATCGGTCGTGCCCACGAGCACCGCGCCGGCCACCAGCGCCGAGGCGCCGCCGCCGAAGGCGTTCAGCAGCGCCACCATCTCCGGCATCGCGGTCATCTCGATGCGCAGCGCCAGCGTGGCCCCGATCGCCGCTCCGAGCACGACCCCGCCGAGGATCAGGCCATAGGCCTCGCTGCCGGTGCCGAGGATCTCCTGGTCGAGCAGCGTCGCCACCACCGCCAGCAGCATCCCGGTGGCGCCCAGCAGGTTGCCCCGCACCGCGGTGCGCGGATGGGTCAGGCCGCGGATGCCGAGGATGAACAGTACCGAGGCCGCCAGGTAGGTGAGATTGATGACGCTGTCCACAATCGATTCCGTTCATCCGCGGGCGCCGGCCGGATGTCTGCGCCGCGGGAGTCTCGCGCCGGCGGTGCTTCCGGCGCACCGTGAGGTCGCGCCTAGTCCTTCTTCCGGAACATCCCCAGCATGCGGTGGGTTACCAGGAATCCGCCGACCACATTGATCGTCGCGATCACGAGCGCGAGGAAGCCGAGGATCGTCGTCGTCTCGTTGGACGAGGCGACCGAGAGCATCGCGCCGATGATGGTGATGCCCGAGATGGCGTTGCTCCCCGACATCAGCGGGGTGTGCAGCAGCGGCGGCACCTTGGTGATGATCTCGAAGCCGACGAAGACCGCCAGCATGAAGATGGTCAGCAGCGGAATGAGCGCGTCCATCGGAACGATGCTTCCTCCTTCATGTCGCCTGCCCGTCGGCCCCGAGCAGCTCCCGCACGCGCGGGTGCACCACCCGGCCCTCGTGCGAAACCAGCGTGCCGGCCGTGATCTCGTCGTCGAGGTCGAGGGCCAGCGCGCCGTCCTTCACCAGGTGCAGCAGCAGCGTCGAGATGTTCTTCGCGTACATCTGCGAGGCGTGGTACGGCACCGTCGACGCGAGGTTCGTCGGGCCGAGGATGGTGACGCCGTTCGCCGACGTCACGGTCTCGTCGCCCTTCGTGAGCTCGCAGTTGCCGCCCCGCTCCGCGGCCAGATCGACCACCACCGACCCCGGCGCCATCCCGGCCACCATCTCTTCCGTCACCAGGATCGGTGCGGTCTTCCCCGGTACGAGCGCGGTCGTGACGACCACGTCGCTGTTGGCCACGACGCGGGTCATGGTCTCGCGCTGCCGGCGGTAGAACGACTCGTCCTGCGCCTTCGCGTAGCCGCCGGCATCCTCCGATTCGCTGGTCTCGAGCGGCAGCTCGACGAAGTTGGCGCCGAGGCTCTCGACCTGTTCCTTCACCGCCGGGCGCACGTCGTAGGCCTCCACCCGCGCGCCGAGACGGCGCGCCGAGGCGATCGCCTGCAGGCCGGCCACCCCGGCCCCGACCACGAAGACCCGCGCCGGCGTGATCGTGCCCGCCGCGGTCATCATCATCGGGAACATCCGCGGCAGGGCGTCGGCCGCGAGCAGCACCGCCTTGTAGCCGGCGATGGTCGCCATCGACGACAGCGCGTCCATGCTCTGGGCGCGCGTGATGCGCGGGATGAGCTCCATGGAGAACGCGCTGACCCCGCGCTCGGCCACGGCCCGGGCCGCGGCAGGCTCACCGAGGGGCTCGGAGAAGCCGATGACGGCCTGTCCCGCCCGCAACAATTCCGCGTCCGCGCGGCCCGCTTCTCCGGCCGCGCCGGGACTCCGCACCTGCAGGACAACCTCCGCCTCGGCGAAGAGCTGCGCGTGCGAATCGGCGATCCGGGCGCCCTTCTCGGTATACGCCGCGTCGGGGAACCCGGCCGCCGCGCCCGCCGATCCCTCGACCAGGACGTCGAGCGACGCCTTGGCCAAGGCCGGCAGGGCCCCGGGCGCCAGCGCCACGCGGCGCTCGCCCGGGAACGTCTCTTTCGGGACGCCGACGATCATGGCAGCCGGTACGCGGTCAGCGCCCCGCCGTGGCCGCCGCCGCTCGTCGCCACGACGATGTACTGCTTCCCGTCCATCGTGTAGGTCATCGGCGACCCGGTCTGCTGCGTCGGCATCTGCACCGCGCCGAGCTCCTCGCCGGTCATCTTGTCGTAGGCCCGGAGCATGGCGCCGTTTACGCCGTCCTCGTTCGTGAAGTTGCCGCCGTCGCCCGCGATCACCAGCGTCTTCGTGACGAGCGTCCCGACCCGTCCCGGCCGGCCCGTCCGCGGGATGTCGACCCCCTGCAGCAGCCGGTGGTTGCGGATGTTGTCGGCGGTCTCGCCGTGGGCCACCTGCCACAGGATCTCGCCCTCGTTCAGGTCGATGGCGGAGATGCGGCCCCAGGGCGGCTTGATGATCGAAATGCCCTCGACGTTCAGCGCATCCTGCCGCGCACTGACCCCCTCGGGCCGGCCGCGGATGAAGTTCATGTCCGACCGCTCGGGGTCGTTGATCAGCCCGAGGTTCGTCACCTCGGTCTTCGAGTACTGGTAGAAGATGCCGGTCTCGGGGTCGAACGAGCCGCCCGGCCAGTTGACGCCGCCGGTCGACGCCGGCACCTGCAGCGTGCCGTAGGTCCCGTCCGCCGTCCCGACCGAGGGGGGCGTGTAGATGGAGCGCCCGTAGCGGAAGCGGCTGAGGACCTCCAGCGCGCGCTCCTTGAGCTCCGGCGTGAAGTCGACCAGGTCGTCGGGTCCGATGCCCTGCTGGTCGAAGGCCGGCGGCTTCGTCGGATGCGGCTGGGTCGGCGCCAGGACCTCGCCGGGGATGTCCGAGGCCGCGACCGGCTGCTCGAGGATGGGCCAGACCGGCTCGCCGGTCTCGCGGTCGAAGACGAAGAGCCACGACTGCTTGGTCGGCAGCACCACCGCCTTGATGTCGCGCCCGTCGACCGTGATGTCCGCCAGCACGGGGCCGGCCGGCAGGTCCCAGTCCCAGACGTCGTGGTGCGTGATCTGGAAGTGCCAGCGCCGCTCGCCGGTCTCGAGGTCGAGGGCGACCAGGCTGTCCGAGAAGAGGTTGTCGCCCAGCCGGTGCCCGCCGTAGTAGTCGTTGGTCGGCATCTCCACCGGCAGGTAGACCATGTTCAGCTCGGGGTCGATCGTCATCTGGGCCCACACGCCGGCGTTGCCGGTGTAGCGCCACGAATCGCCTTCCCAGGTGTCGTTTCCGAACTCGTCGCCGAGCGGGATGGTGTGGAAGATCCACTTGCGCTCGCCGGTGTTCACGTCATAGCCGCGGATGAAGCCCTTGACGTTGGTCATCGAGCGGGGGGCGCCCCCAGGGAGGTGCGCGGCGCCGATGACGATGGTGCCGTTGACCGCGACCGGCGCCGCGTGCAGGCCGATCTCGCCGGTGACCAGGTCGATATCCTGGTCCAGGTTCCGCTTCAGGTCGACGATGCCGTCGCTGCCGAAGTCGTCCAGCAGCCGGCCGGTCTTCGCGTTCAGGCCGATCAGGTGGTAGCCGGGGGTGACGTAGAAGATCTTCCCGTCGCCTCCGTCGTCCAGCCAGGTCAACCCGCGGCCCGACAGCCGGCGCGGCGCGGCCTCGCCCCGCTCGCCTTCGTCGTAGCGGTGGAACCAGAGCAGCTCGCCGGTGGCCGCGTCGAGGGCGACCGCCGCCCGCCGCGTGCCGACCGTGGCGTACAGCATGCCGTCGACCATGAGCGGCGTCGCCTGCAGGCGGAACTCCGGACCCGTTCCGAAATTGTCGGTGTTCAGCGTCCAGGCGACTTCCAGGTCGTTGAAGTTGTCGCCGTCGATCTCGTCGAGGGGCGAGTACCGGGTATGGGCCAGGTCGCCGCCGTAGCTCGGCCACTCCCCGTTCCGGGTCCCCTCTTCCTGTGCCGTGACGCCGGCATGCGCCCCAACGAGGCAGGCGGCCAGAGCCGCAATCCAGGCGTATCGGAAACGGACGTGTCGCA belongs to Acidobacteriota bacterium and includes:
- a CDS encoding PEGA domain-containing protein, with translation MRQAGNGWPPPCRRLSARPRTRRDVFSRLRSFLTAGIQRERFEDGLDDEARFSARRVAGTFATSGCRADGDRTKSPRHTCRCTSTRAVLSSLLSKYKEDPMKTSSSNRGLLVAVLAISTGCATFVNPSTQPVTIVSDPPAAEVIVDSEGTGSTPTDVLLRRSDGEAAIRLQKDGFAPRVVRPRRSLSRWWIANLVVPALLSAALVPAGPEAAFRGKAGAFLRSSASNQPSWPLAAFAGMAGIAFLTDLLITGDGFTFPDTVHTELAPAETGSTDLQRKVDIALPPDFRLDRVDGGYPGAPAPPKNQPADQ
- a CDS encoding Re/Si-specific NAD(P)(+) transhydrogenase subunit alpha, producing MIVGVPKETFPGERRVALAPGALPALAKASLDVLVEGSAGAAAGFPDAAYTEKGARIADSHAQLFAEAEVVLQVRSPGAAGEAGRADAELLRAGQAVIGFSEPLGEPAAARAVAERGVSAFSMELIPRITRAQSMDALSSMATIAGYKAVLLAADALPRMFPMMMTAAGTITPARVFVVGAGVAGLQAIASARRLGARVEAYDVRPAVKEQVESLGANFVELPLETSESEDAGGYAKAQDESFYRRQRETMTRVVANSDVVVTTALVPGKTAPILVTEEMVAGMAPGSVVVDLAAERGGNCELTKGDETVTSANGVTILGPTNLASTVPYHASQMYAKNISTLLLHLVKDGALALDLDDEITAGTLVSHEGRVVHPRVRELLGADGQAT
- a CDS encoding PadR family transcriptional regulator — translated: MDPKSAGVLPGTLDLLILKAISLERLHGYGVLLRIRQISGEALDVPQGSLYPALNRLEHQGLIESEWGESENRRRAKYYRLTRAGRQRFKEDAAGWERLAAAMQAALSATPDEA
- a CDS encoding PQQ-binding-like beta-propeller repeat protein, which encodes MLPRKRRLWPAPAGARYAFVLRQHGGSRMRHVRFRYAWIAALAACLVGAHAGVTAQEEGTRNGEWPSYGGDLAHTRYSPLDEIDGDNFNDLEVAWTLNTDNFGTGPEFRLQATPLMVDGMLYATVGTRRAAVALDAATGELLWFHRYDEGERGEAAPRRLSGRGLTWLDDGGDGKIFYVTPGYHLIGLNAKTGRLLDDFGSDGIVDLKRNLDQDIDLVTGEIGLHAAPVAVNGTIVIGAAHLPGGAPRSMTNVKGFIRGYDVNTGERKWIFHTIPLGDEFGNDTWEGDSWRYTGNAGVWAQMTIDPELNMVYLPVEMPTNDYYGGHRLGDNLFSDSLVALDLETGERRWHFQITHHDVWDWDLPAGPVLADITVDGRDIKAVVLPTKQSWLFVFDRETGEPVWPILEQPVAASDIPGEVLAPTQPHPTKPPAFDQQGIGPDDLVDFTPELKERALEVLSRFRYGRSIYTPPSVGTADGTYGTLQVPASTGGVNWPGGSFDPETGIFYQYSKTEVTNLGLINDPERSDMNFIRGRPEGVSARQDALNVEGISIIKPPWGRISAIDLNEGEILWQVAHGETADNIRNHRLLQGVDIPRTGRPGRVGTLVTKTLVIAGDGGNFTNEDGVNGAMLRAYDKMTGEELGAVQMPTQQTGSPMTYTMDGKQYIVVATSGGGHGGALTAYRLP
- a CDS encoding NAD(P)(+) transhydrogenase (Re/Si-specific) subunit beta, yielding MVDSVINLTYLAASVLFILGIRGLTHPRTAVRGNLLGATGMLLAVVATLLDQEILGTGSEAYGLILGGVVLGAAIGATLALRIEMTAMPEMVALLNAFGGGASALVAGAVLVGTTDPLAQTTVATVASGLIGSVTFWGSLVAFDKLRGLLLPDRPVLFPGQQALNALLGLAALGCGVMVVAGAGLGDLGPIGYYAALVAIASVLGILLTIPIGGADMPVAIALLNSYSGLAAASTGFVLSNNILIITGSLVGASGLILTRIMCKAMNRSLINVLVGAIAESSGSKSDADAIYAGRVKSTSAEEVAMLFDGARRAVIVPGYGLAVSQAQHQVRDLANLLESRGVEVEYAIHPVAGRMPGHMNVLLAEADVDYDKLKEMDAVNPSFEQTDVSLVIGANDIVNPDARTDPGSPIAGMPILNVDQSRTVVVIKRSLSPGFAGIPNPLFAADNTLMFFGDGKQAVLDLIAAVKEAD
- a CDS encoding NAD(P) transhydrogenase subunit alpha, which encodes MDALIPLLTIFMLAVFVGFEIITKVPPLLHTPLMSGSNAISGITIIGAMLSVASSNETTTILGFLALVIATINVVGGFLVTHRMLGMFRKKD